From a region of the Helianthus annuus cultivar XRQ/B chromosome 5, HanXRQr2.0-SUNRISE, whole genome shotgun sequence genome:
- the LOC110940539 gene encoding protein argonaute PNH1 produces MPQLKQIRDPEQKHVISKRITRGKPINDRKQMSVEETADHKSVGTRRQGRRRGKGKPLVFDDSTVEISSDKRLMFHRRPGFGQLGTKCVVKANHFLADLADMELTQYSVLMVPEVNSTKLNKTIMSQLVKVHRNTDLGMKLPVYDGRRALYTAGRLPFIAKEFTVTIEDDIEWIGITKQREFTVNIEFVAHASMSQLRELLSGKQVDTPSEALKLVDLVLKELTAQRYISVGRFFYSPNITNPKSIGCGLQSWRGFYQSIKPTQMGLSLNIDTLATTFIEPLPVVEFVEQILGKQVCTKQISDADRIKIKKALRGVKVEVTHRGNVRRKYRISGVTSQPTRELMFPVDEERNMKSVVDYFREVYGFTIQHPHLPCLQVGNQKKVNYMPMEACKIVEGQRRTKGLNNKQITSLLKFSCQRPKEQEKEILQTMQQNCYKDDPYAKEFGITIDETPTSIDARVLPAPWLKYHDSGKQKEVLPQMGQWNMKDKKVINGSVINYWACINFSRTVTDSAAQSFCHQLVQMCQESGMDIKSDSVVPVYSARPDHVKKVLKQVCTATVNKLGGKELELLIAILPDNNGSLYGDLKRICETDLGLISQCCLTKYVLKISKQYLSNVSLKINVKMGGRNTVLLDALRWKVPLVSDIPTIIFGADVTHPESGEDSNPSIAAVVASQDWPEVTKYAGLVSAQPHRQELIQDLYKTWQDPQRGKVNGGMIRELLLSFEKATGKKPLRIIFYRDGVSDGQFYQVLLYELDAIRKACASLEPNYQPPVTFIVVQKRHHTRLFPSNHNDRKSTDKSGNILPGTVVDTKICHPVEFDFYLCSHAGIQGTSRPAHYHVLWDENNFTADEIQSLTNNLCYTYARCTRSVSVVPPAYYAHLAAYRARFYMEPEVQHDNGSAHSMCMVKGAGVRPLPALKEKVKNVMFYC; encoded by the exons ATGCCTCAGTTGAAACAGATCAGAGATCCTGAGCAGAAACATGTGATTTCCAAAAGAATTACCCGAGGAAAACCGATAAATGATCGAAAACAGATGAGTGTGGAGGAAACAGCAGATCATAAGAGTGTTGGGACCAGGAGGCAGGGAAGGAGAAGAGGGAAAGGGAAGCCGTTGGTGTTTGACGATTCGACGGTTGAGATTTCGTCTGATAAAAGACTCATGTTCCATAGGAGGCCTGGTTTTGGTCAATTGGGTACCAAATGTGTGGTCAAAGCTAACCACTTTCTTGCTGACTTAGCTGATATGGAATTAACACAATACAGT GTTTTGATGGTTCCAGAAGTGAATTCTACCAAATTAAACAAGACAATTATGAGCCAGTTGGTCAAAGTTCATAGAAACACAGATTTGGGGATGAAGCTTCCTGTTTATGATGGAAGAAGAGCTCTTTACACAGCTGGAAGACTTCCCTTTATAGCAAAAGAATTCACTGTTACAATTGAAGATGATATAGAATGGATTGGCATCACAAA GCAAAGGGAATTCACAGTGAATATCGAGTTTGTTGCGCACGCTAGTATGAGTCAACTACGCGAGCTTCTGTCTGGAAAACAAGTTGACACTCCTTCAGAAGCACTTAAATTAGTTGATCTAGTTTTAAAGGAGCTCACAGCTCAGAG GTACATATCTGTTGGGAGATTTTTCTATTCACCAAACATTACCAATCCGAAGTCAATAGGATGTGGATTACAATCATGGAGAGGCTTTTACCAGAGCATAAAACCGACCCAGATGGGGTTATCACTAAACATCG ATACGTTGGCAACAACATTTATAGAACCACTTCCGGTCGTTGAGTTTGTAGAACAAATTTTGGGCAAGCAAGTGTGTACCAAACAAATTTCTGATGCAGATAGAATaaag ATAAAGAAAGCCCTTAGGGGTGTCAAAGTTGAAGTTACACACAGAGGGAATGTACGAAGGAAGTATCGCATCTCCGGGGTGACATCACAACCAACAAGAGAGCTAATGTTTCCAGTTGATGAGGAAAGAAACATGAAATCGGTGGTTGACTATTTTCGTGAGGTCTATGGATTTACCATACAACATCCCCACTTACCTTGCCTTCAAGTTGGGAATCAGAAAAAAGTGAATTACATGCCCATGGAG GCTTGCAAGATTGTCGAGGGACAAAGGCGCACAAAGGGACTGAACAATAAACAGATCACTTCTTTGCTAAAGTTTTCATGCCAGAGGCCCAAGGAACAAGAGAAGGAAATACTACAG aCAATGCAGCAAAATTGCTATAAAGATGATCCCTATGCGAAGGAGTTTGGTATAACCATCGATGAAACACCTACATCAATCGATGCTCGAGTGCTTCCTGCCCCCTGG TTGAAGTACCATGATAGTGGAAAACAGAAAGAAGTTTTACCTCAAATGGGACAATGGAACATGAAAGACAAG AAAGTGATAAATGGAAGTGTAATTAATTACTGGGCGTGTATCAACTTCTCAAGAACGGTAACCGATAGTGCAGCTCAAAGCTTTTGTCAtcagttggtccaaatgtgccaAGAATCTGGCATG GATATTAAAAGCGATAGTGTGGTTCCCGTCTACTCAGCAAGGCCAGATCACGTGAAAAAGGTTTTAAAACAAGTGTGTACAGCCACTGTAAACAAACTCGGAGGAAAAGAGTTGGAATTGCTTATTGCCATTCTTCCCGACAACAATGGCAGTTTGTATG GTGATTTGAAGCGGATATGTGAAACGGATCTTGGGTTGATTTCACAGTGCTGTCTAACAAAGTATGTTCTAAAGATCAGTAAACAATATCTCTCGAACGTATCACTCAAAATTAACGTCAAG ATGGGCGGAAGGAATACTGTGCTGTTAGATGCCTTAAGATGGAAGGTCCCTCTGGTTAGTGATATCCCAACCATAATATTTGGAGCTGACGTAACTCACCCGGAGTCCGGGGAAGATAGTAACCCATCGATTGCTGCG GTTGTTGCATCTCAAGACTGGCCAGAAGTTACAAAGTATGCGGGGCTCGTTAGTGCCCAACCGCATAGGCAAGAACTTATACAAGATTTGTACAAGACTTGGCAAGATCCTCAACGTGGAAAAGTTAACGGAGGCATGATCAG AGAGCTCTTGCTGTCTTTTGAGAAGGCGACCGGGAAAAAACCACTGAGGATCATTTTCTACAG GGACGGTGTAAGTGATGGGCAGTTCTATCAGGTCCTACTCTATGAACTTGATGCAATTCGTAAG GCTTGTGCTTCTTTGGAACCTAATTATCAGCCTCCAGTGACGTTCATTGTCGTCCAAAAACGCCATCACACACGCCTCTTTCCAAGCAACCATAACGATCGAAAAAGCACCGACAAAAGTGGCAACATTTTACCTG GTACTGTGGTGGACACCAAGATTTGTCATCCAGTCGAGTTCGACTTCTATCTTTGTAGTCACGCAGGAATCCAA GGAACTAGCAGGCCTGCTCATTATCATGTTCTCTGGGACGAGAACAATTTCACAGCTGATGAAATTCAATCTCTAACGAATAATCTTTGCTACAC TTATGCCAGGTGCACTCGATCCGTTTCTGTAG TACCTCCTGCATACTATGCTCATCTGGCTGCATACCGAGCTCGTTTCTATATGGAACCTGAAGTCCAGCATGACAATGGATCTGCTCACAGCATGTGCATGGTAAAAGGTGCGGGCGTTCGGCCCCTTCCTGCACTAAAAGAGAAAGTAAAGAATGTTATGTTCTATTGTTAG